In Deltaproteobacteria bacterium, the DNA window TACTCTGACACCCTGACACTTTGACTTTTTGAGGCTGTGTTTACAGATTTCCCATTTCTTTTATCTGCCTCTGTGTCAATTCTTTATAAGTATATCTAAACATATCCTCCGGTTTTGGATGCTCAACACCCTCTTCCATCTGGACTGCCTTATTAACTTCTTCATCAGAAACCTGACCATGAAAGTAAGAGTCAGGATATATTTTACCATTCTCATCAAACTTTATGAGAATAATATCGCCCTTATCAACCCAGTTTAATTCAAGTTTACCTTTTCGTTTATTTGCCATGATAACCTTTACTCTTTAAAATTAATCTAAAACCCAAAATCAGCCTGCGGGTTTTCCTTTTTAATAATGCCCTTAATCATGTTTACAAACTTGACCGCTGTATCAAATGCATTATCAGCCTCTGTCTTGGAAATGGAGATGTCAATCTCATAGGTGAAGATATTTCGCTTCCTCCTCATCCTGTCAAGTAGAATTAATTTTTCTGCTGATTTCAAGTCAGCCCTTTGCCTTTTAATCAATCCCTTCGCCAAATAGTCTTCTATAAATTTCTTATAGGTCATCCTGACCGCCCACAATAAATATCTTTGGGTTTTCAAGAAGGTCAATTATAAACGAATCCCTTTCTTTCGCCTTCTTTTTAAACTCATCTCTTGTAAATACGCTGTAATTTATCTCTCTTTTTAAAACTTCTTCAAGTTTTCTTATCTCTCTTGATAATCTGGAGTCGTCAATTTTGCCCACAATAAACAAATCAATATCGCTTATAGCAGCATCTTCCTTTTTCGCAAAAGAGCCGTAAATAAAGGCAACCTCAATACCTTTAATCTTGCTCAAAGTCTCTTTGAGCAATCCCTGAATGCCTATAGTTTTAAATACAATGCTTTTTAATTCTTCAAATAAAGGATATGACTTATTGAGAGAATAGTAAACCAGATTGCCTTTTTTTGATGACACAAAAATTCCGGTATCTTCCAAATGGGCGAGTTCCTTGCGAATCATGCTGACAGGAATATCAAGGATGCGCTCCAATTCCCGTAAGTAATATTCATTGTCAGGATTGGTAAAGTAGAGTCTGAACAACTCTTTCCGCGTCCTTGATTTGAATATCTTGGCAATGTCCATAATTGTAATATTTATATGTTACAATTGTAATATGTTTATATTACATATTCAACAGGCTTATATCAACCCTTTTTCTTTAAAAGATTTCATCTGCTTTATCTGCCTCTGTGTCAATTCTTTATAAGTATATCTAAATATATCCTCCGGTTTTGGATGCTCAACACCCTCTTCCATCTGGACTGCCTTATCAACTTCTTCGTCAGCATTTTGGACAAGAACATCTTCATACTTCTGTGTCCAGAGCCCTTTCTTTTCCATGAACAGCCTTAAGCGAATGAGCGGGTCTTTTTCTTTCCACTTTTCAACCTCTTCATTTGAGCGGTATCTTGAGGCGTCATCAGCAGTTGTGTGGTC includes these proteins:
- a CDS encoding nucleotidyltransferase domain-containing protein: MDIAKIFKSRTRKELFRLYFTNPDNEYYLRELERILDIPVSMIRKELAHLEDTGIFVSSKKGNLVYYSLNKSYPLFEELKSIVFKTIGIQGLLKETLSKIKGIEVAFIYGSFAKKEDAAISDIDLFIVGKIDDSRLSREIRKLEEVLKREINYSVFTRDEFKKKAKERDSFIIDLLENPKIFIVGGQDDL